A single window of Polaribacter sp. SA4-10 DNA harbors:
- a CDS encoding diphosphomevalonate/mevalonate 3,5-bisphosphate decarboxylase family protein — protein MSTEQFIPKAISNSIEKVSYTWQTPSNIALVKYWGKSNPQIPKNASISFTLNNCHTITTIDFKRKHNSELVSESNKPEVAFNLFFEGKQKEEFKPKIAEFFSRISAYCPYIFEYEMTINSENSFPHSSGIASSASGLSAIAMCLMSLERELNSGLSQEFINKKASFLARLGSGSASRSIEGPLVVWGNHPEIKGSSDLFGVQFPYKVHPIFENYQDAILLVDKGEKQVSSTIGHNLMHKHPYAENRFKQANENLSKISEILQNGNVKEFISLVESEALTLHAMMLTSNPYFILMKPNTLEIINKIWKYRQENNSNICFTLDAGANVHVLYPEVEKENIFQFVDSQLSNYCQKNQYICDTVGFGAKQL, from the coding sequence TTGAGTACAGAACAATTTATCCCGAAAGCAATTTCAAATTCTATAGAAAAAGTTAGTTACACCTGGCAAACTCCTAGTAATATTGCTTTGGTGAAATATTGGGGAAAAAGCAACCCTCAAATTCCTAAAAATGCTTCTATAAGTTTTACGCTAAATAATTGTCATACAATTACTACCATAGATTTTAAGCGTAAGCATAATTCAGAACTTGTTTCAGAATCGAATAAACCTGAAGTAGCATTTAACTTATTTTTTGAGGGAAAACAGAAAGAAGAATTTAAACCAAAAATAGCAGAATTTTTTAGTAGAATCTCAGCATACTGTCCTTATATTTTTGAATATGAAATGACAATTAATTCAGAAAATTCTTTTCCTCACAGTAGCGGAATCGCATCTTCAGCAAGCGGATTAAGTGCAATTGCAATGTGTTTAATGAGTTTAGAAAGGGAATTAAATTCAGGTTTATCACAAGAGTTTATCAATAAAAAAGCCTCGTTTTTAGCACGTTTAGGATCTGGTAGCGCAAGTAGAAGCATAGAAGGTCCTTTAGTTGTTTGGGGAAATCACCCAGAAATTAAAGGAAGTTCAGATTTGTTTGGGGTGCAGTTTCCCTATAAAGTACATCCAATTTTTGAGAACTATCAAGATGCAATTTTGTTGGTTGATAAAGGAGAAAAACAAGTTTCTAGCACAATTGGGCATAATTTAATGCACAAGCATCCATATGCTGAAAATAGATTTAAACAAGCAAATGAAAATCTATCTAAAATTAGTGAAATTTTACAAAATGGAAATGTAAAAGAGTTTATCAGTTTGGTGGAAAGTGAAGCATTAACATTGCATGCAATGATGTTAACTAGTAATCCGTATTTTATATTGATGAAACCTAATACGTTAGAGATTATCAATAAAATATGGAAATATCGTCAAGAAAATAATAGTAATATTTGTTTTACGCTAGATGCTGGTGCTAATGTTCACGTTTTGTATCCTGAAGTTGAAAAAGAAAATATATTTCAATTCGTTGATAGTCAGCTATCTAATTATTGTCAGAAAAATCAGTATATTTGTGATACTGTCGGTTTTGGAGCAAAACAGCTGTAA
- a CDS encoding LytTR family transcriptional regulator DNA-binding domain-containing protein — protein sequence MVKIIFDETHIHKTFQGILKIIYKIIRIVKGETIRIIETKLPNKSFSRIHRSYIVNLNKVNSNTNALVEIEKNAMQINRAYKENVLKKLAEI from the coding sequence ATGGTAAAGATAATTTTTGATGAAACTCATATTCATAAAACCTTTCAGGGTATATTAAAAATTATTTACAAGATAATACGTATTGTTAAAGGAGAAACAATACGTATTATAGAAACCAAACTACCAAACAAAAGTTTTTCAAGAATTCATAGGTCTTATATTGTTAATTTAAATAAGGTAAATTCTAATACAAATGCGCTTGTAGAAATTGAAAAAAATGCAATGCAAATTAATAGAGCCTATAAAGAAAATGTACTTAAAAAGTTAGCCGAAATTTAA
- a CDS encoding MotA/TolQ/ExbB proton channel family protein — translation MHLINEGGPFFMVSLLILLFITIYLVAKGFKNNSEKNVALIKAITLFALVFGLFGFILGLINALDMIPSDGNIAPGILAGGIKRGILPPTLGIFTFLVGRFGVLIFTLIKKE, via the coding sequence ATGCACTTAATCAACGAAGGAGGCCCATTCTTTATGGTCTCATTACTCATTTTACTATTTATTACTATTTATTTAGTCGCTAAAGGATTTAAAAATAATTCAGAAAAAAATGTAGCACTTATTAAAGCAATTACCCTATTTGCGCTGGTATTTGGTTTATTTGGGTTTATTTTAGGTTTAATAAACGCCTTAGACATGATTCCTTCTGATGGAAATATTGCACCAGGAATTTTAGCTGGAGGAATAAAACGAGGAATTCTGCCCCCAACTTTAGGAATATTTACCTTCTTAGTTGGACGGTTTGGTGTACTTATTTTTACGTTGATTAAAAAGGAATAG
- a CDS encoding thiamine diphosphokinase, producing MDTKVFLLLNGETPKELPNLSTYKIICATDGAYQFLKKNKIIPNFISGDFDSLDHLPNDIEVIHTPSQDFTDFDKMLQILFDKGFTRIDVFGASGKEQDHFLGNLHTAIQWKGKLNLTFFDNYSRYFLADKNTEVLNCIEKIISLVPFPIANKISTKGLQYALKNENLTFGKRIGTRNMAIENKIEISFETGELFIFINH from the coding sequence ATGGATACAAAGGTTTTTTTATTATTAAATGGTGAAACTCCAAAAGAACTTCCTAATCTATCTACCTATAAAATTATTTGTGCAACGGATGGTGCTTATCAGTTTTTAAAGAAAAATAAGATTATTCCTAATTTTATTAGTGGAGATTTTGATTCTTTAGATCACCTACCAAATGATATAGAAGTAATTCATACTCCAAGTCAAGATTTTACAGATTTTGACAAAATGTTACAAATTTTGTTTGATAAAGGCTTTACAAGAATAGATGTTTTTGGAGCAAGTGGAAAAGAACAAGATCATTTTTTAGGAAATCTTCACACAGCAATTCAATGGAAAGGAAAATTAAACCTTACTTTTTTTGATAACTACAGTCGTTATTTTTTAGCGGATAAAAATACAGAAGTCTTAAATTGTATAGAAAAAATAATTTCTTTAGTTCCGTTTCCTATCGCTAATAAAATCAGTACAAAAGGTTTACAATACGCTTTAAAAAATGAAAATTTAACTTTTGGAAAAAGAATTGGTACAAGAAATATGGCAATAGAAAATAAAATTGAAATCAGTTTTGAAACAGGAGAATTGTTTATTTTTATCAATCATTAA
- a CDS encoding site-specific integrase, whose protein sequence is MSKGIERTKGTIRFAFKTSKAKLEENKNIQSLIFLFFSYGKIRFKYSTGYKSCFNDWDFKKQRIKNKVGIENKDKINEDLSSLENQLNKECANILNESKNISNELLKYKLDIFTKKIEPHQEINTNLTFFQVIDKYIQEKESHISIITIRSYKQTKKRLEEYEKYYNRKLMFDFINISFYNDFNTFMESKDYALNTIGKHIKNLKTFLNYALAEGYSSNQKFKSKDFKVTSETTTEIYLTDSEIKEMLDKDLSKYPEVELARDVFLIGCYTGQRISDYNNLSENDIVEIDNVQYFKIKQQKNKRYNREVLCPITKEMREIMNKRHNKKPPRKIAESYLNDYIKQVGKMLKWNELVKCEFTKGGKTITKMIPKYDLIKSHTARRSFCTNKYKVGMSVYDIMLFSGHTTEKEFYKYIRIKDEERASHIVKTGFFNV, encoded by the coding sequence ATGAGTAAAGGGATTGAAAGAACAAAAGGTACAATTAGGTTTGCTTTTAAAACTTCAAAAGCAAAGTTAGAAGAAAATAAAAATATACAAAGTTTAATATTTTTATTTTTTAGTTATGGTAAAATTAGGTTTAAATACTCTACGGGTTACAAGTCTTGTTTTAATGATTGGGATTTTAAAAAACAACGTATTAAAAATAAAGTTGGTATAGAAAACAAAGACAAGATAAATGAAGATTTAAGCAGTTTAGAAAACCAATTAAACAAAGAGTGTGCAAATATCCTAAATGAATCTAAAAATATATCTAATGAACTTCTAAAGTATAAGTTAGACATCTTTACAAAGAAAATAGAACCTCATCAAGAAATTAATACAAACCTTACTTTCTTTCAAGTTATAGATAAATATATCCAGGAGAAGGAATCTCATATTTCAATAATTACAATTAGGTCTTACAAGCAAACAAAAAAAAGATTAGAAGAATATGAAAAGTATTATAACAGAAAACTGATGTTTGATTTTATCAATATTAGCTTTTATAATGATTTCAATACTTTTATGGAAAGCAAAGATTATGCTTTGAATACCATAGGAAAGCATATAAAGAACTTAAAAACATTTTTAAACTATGCGCTTGCAGAAGGATATTCGAGTAATCAGAAGTTTAAAAGTAAAGATTTTAAGGTAACATCAGAAACAACTACAGAAATATATTTAACAGATTCAGAAATAAAAGAAATGTTAGATAAAGATTTATCTAAATATCCAGAAGTAGAATTAGCAAGAGATGTTTTTTTAATTGGTTGTTATACCGGACAAAGAATAAGTGATTATAATAATTTATCTGAAAATGATATTGTTGAAATAGATAATGTTCAGTATTTTAAAATTAAGCAACAAAAAAATAAAAGGTACAATAGAGAGGTTTTGTGTCCTATAACAAAGGAAATGAGAGAAATTATGAATAAAAGGCATAATAAAAAACCTCCTCGTAAGATTGCAGAAAGCTATCTAAACGATTATATAAAGCAAGTTGGAAAAATGCTTAAATGGAATGAGTTAGTTAAATGTGAGTTTACAAAAGGTGGTAAAACAATTACTAAAATGATTCCTAAATACGATTTAATAAAATCACATACTGCAAGAAGAAGTTTTTGTACAAATAAATACAAAGTGGGTATGAGTGTGTATGATATTATGTTGTTTTCTGGTCATACAACAGAGAAAGAGTTTTATAAATATATTCGTATTAAGGATGAAGAAAGAGCGTCGCACATTGTAAAAACAGGTTTCTTTAATGTTTAA
- a CDS encoding helix-turn-helix domain-containing protein — protein sequence MEQNNITQVHGITPQQLRENILADVRTELKEIILNFQPKKQPEYLTRKEVAKILKVSLVTLSDWNKKGVLKPYRLGNLIRYKSSELETALISINSKIN from the coding sequence ATGGAACAAAATAATATCACACAAGTACACGGAATTACACCTCAACAATTAAGAGAAAACATTTTAGCAGATGTTAGAACAGAACTGAAAGAAATAATTTTAAACTTTCAACCTAAAAAACAACCCGAATACCTTACAAGAAAAGAGGTTGCCAAAATCTTAAAAGTATCATTAGTGACACTTTCTGACTGGAATAAAAAAGGAGTATTAAAACCTTATAGATTAGGTAACCTTATCAGATATAAAAGTTCTGAATTAGAGACTGCATTAATTAGTATAAACTCTAAAATAAATTAA
- a CDS encoding helix-turn-helix domain-containing protein, which yields MKGFEHPFNDSLKKISSRLEELIKLQKTKVTANPKYCLLDNADILQLFKISSKTAANWREENILPYSQIKGKIYYRLSDIHKIIDQNYNPIKKKLLY from the coding sequence ATGAAAGGTTTTGAACATCCATTTAACGATTCTTTAAAGAAAATTTCTTCAAGATTAGAAGAGTTAATCAAATTACAAAAAACAAAGGTTACAGCAAACCCAAAGTATTGCCTTTTAGACAATGCAGATATTTTACAACTCTTTAAAATAAGTTCTAAAACTGCTGCAAATTGGCGAGAAGAAAATATATTACCTTACAGTCAAATTAAGGGTAAAATATATTATCGCCTTTCAGATATTCATAAAATAATAGATCAAAACTATAACCCAATTAAAAAAAAACTGTTGTATTAG